Proteins encoded in a region of the Fundulus heteroclitus isolate FHET01 unplaced genomic scaffold, MU-UCD_Fhet_4.1 scaffold_50, whole genome shotgun sequence genome:
- the LOC105919598 gene encoding cytochrome c oxidase assembly factor 6 homolog codes for MAAPTSAERKACWEARDQLWQCLDDNNDKIQSCQKFQRDFEAKCPAQWVKYFTKRRDFLKYKEKMQTEGFKPAEGPRVNS; via the exons ATGGCGGCTCCGACCTCAGCGGAAAGGAAAGCCTGCTGGGAAGCCAGGGATCAGCTCTGGCAATGTCTGGATGACAACAATGACAAGATTCAGTCCTGTCAGAAGTTCCAGAGGGATTTTGAGGCCAAATGTCCAGCTCAGTGG GTGAAGTATTTCACCAAGAGGAGAGATTTCCTGAAGTACAAAGAGAAGATGCAGACAGAAGGGTTCAAACCTGCTGAAGGCCCACGAGTAAACTCCTAA